Below is a window of Lebetimonas sp. JH292 DNA.
GCGGGACGGGGGGTCGGAAGAGAAAAAGCCTCCGGACAAAAAGGAATCAGCTCATAATTTTCATTTAATTTATTTAATTTTTCATCATTTAAAGGTTTTGATTTACCATCATATCTACAAGGAAATCCCAACATACATTTGCTAATCATTGCTTTCATATTCAATTACCTTTTTTTCACAACTCACTACTCACCATTTTCACTATTTACATTTTTTCTTTTGCATTTATCCCGAGAAGTGAAAGTCCCAGTTTTATAATAATTCCTACAACCGCCAAAATTTTCAGCCTGATTTCTTCCCTGTCACTTCCAATAACCTTATTTTTATTATAAAATTTATGAAATTCACTTGCCAAATCTATTAAATAGTTTGTAAGTCTGTGAGGCTCCCTGTTGATAAATGCATCTTCTAAAACATAAGGCAAAGTCAAGGCAAAAAACAGAAGTTCTTTTTCATCTTCTTCCAAATTTTTAAGTTCTATATTTTTTACATCGTCATAATCCATATTTTTATTTCTAAAAATCGAACGGATTCTTGCATGGGCATAATTTACATAATAATTTGGATTAGAACTGTCTTCTTTTTTTAAATCCTCAACATCAAACTCAAGATGTGTATCCGCTTTTTTAGTCAGAAAGATAAAACGCAGGGCATCCGCCCCCACATCTTCCACAACATCCCTCACCAAAATAAAATTACCGGCCCTTTTACTCATTTTATAAGGTTTGCCGCCTTTTAAAAGTTTTACCATCTGGGAAAGTAGTATTTCAAGTTTATCCGGGTCAAACCCCAAAAATTTAATTGCAGCTTTTACCCTTGCAATATATCCGTGATGGTCCGCCCCCCAGATATTTATGTATCTGTCATAATTTCTTTTAAATTTATCCCAGTGATAAATAATATCACCGGCTAAATAGGTAGGTCTTCCATCTTCCCTTACCACGACCCTGTCTTTTTCATCTTTAAATTCAGAGGATTTTATCCATACTTTACCCTCTTTTTCATACAAAGCGGAGTTTTTGTCAAGAATGTCTTTTACCTCATCCCAATATTTATATAATTCTTTTTCACTTACCCACTTATCAAAAGGGGTAACATTTAAAGAAGCGATATCTTTTTTTATTTCATTCAACATTTTATCCTTTGCCCACATATTGAGCTTTTCATCATTAAAACTGTTTTCTTTGTTTGTGAAATAATCTTTGCCAAATTCTTTTATAGCCTCAGATGCCAAATCTTTTATATAATCACCTTTATAATACTCTTCGGGCCAGGTCACATCAAAACCTAAAATTTCCCTTGCCGTCAAATAAACAGAAAGCCCGAGAAGTGCAATCTGTCGGCCGGCATCATTTACATAATATTCGGTATCTATTTTATAACCTGTATGTCTTCCTATTCTGGCAATAGAATCCCCGTAAATGGCGCCTCTTGCATGACCT
It encodes the following:
- the argS gene encoding arginine--tRNA ligase, whose amino-acid sequence is MKKRVADIFKKHLGENPPINKPKQKDFGHFAVPVFKYAKENKINPNEFAKSLCEKLRGCAEFEKVEALSGFVNLKLSDKFLDEFANKVLEEKENFAKSKKQERILLEYISANPTGPLHIGHARGAIYGDSIARIGRHTGYKIDTEYYVNDAGRQIALLGLSVYLTAREILGFDVTWPEEYYKGDYIKDLASEAIKEFGKDYFTNKENSFNDEKLNMWAKDKMLNEIKKDIASLNVTPFDKWVSEKELYKYWDEVKDILDKNSALYEKEGKVWIKSSEFKDEKDRVVVREDGRPTYLAGDIIYHWDKFKRNYDRYINIWGADHHGYIARVKAAIKFLGFDPDKLEILLSQMVKLLKGGKPYKMSKRAGNFILVRDVVEDVGADALRFIFLTKKADTHLEFDVEDLKKEDSSNPNYYVNYAHARIRSIFRNKNMDYDDVKNIELKNLEEDEKELLFFALTLPYVLEDAFINREPHRLTNYLIDLASEFHKFYNKNKVIGSDREEIRLKILAVVGIIIKLGLSLLGINAKEKM